The genome window tttgttataagcaacagaaacagactaatacatatccCTATGGAGCAGCCAGAACTCACACACCAGGATGTCACTGGCACATGGGTGCCACTCCAGGCCCCACCACTGACCTTCCCCTCTGACCTCCCATTTCCTCCCTGTAGAAAGAGGCAATATTCACTGCTTCTGCAGAACCATTATGAGATTGGCAGAACATATGCTGAATCCCTGGTGCAAGGCCTGgcacaaagcaagagcccagtgATTaatttcccttccccctccctcttctctcagCAAGACACcacttctagctgtgtgaccttcgaCAAGTCTCCTCACCTTCCTGATTGACTTTTTtcacctgcaaaatgaggataatgctTACTAGCTAATGGTGCTTGTGTTAAGTGGCCAGTGGGTGAAAGGCTGTTGGAAATTGTTAGGTTGTGGTGCAAAAGACTCATCGGCACCAGCACGAAGCAGTGACCCTTCACCCACTGGCCCTTGGTGAGTGGGAAACAGGGCCTTGGCTAGTTTTTCAGGGAGCTGTTGGAGGTAAGTGTTGTTGCTGAGCTCCCAGCGATGGGAGAGCAGACCTGTGGGAGCCCTAGGAGGCTCCCTGGCCCCTTGGGGCTGCCTCTCCCCTCTTTCCCCTGTGTGTTGTCCTGGGCCTCTTACTCTATCCCCTCCCACTTTTCTCAGTTCAAGGTCCCTGCCTGGCCTTGGCCTCACCGAGCCAAGCTTTGGCCAGCTCTCCCACAATCTGGAGTCTGTCCCTTTAAAGCAGACACCTGAGCAACAAACTTGTGACTGTTCCTTGGAATCCCAGGGAGGTGCAGAGCTTGTTTTTCACAGCTGGGCTGAGGGGGCTGGGAAGCAGGCTGGCAGCTGCATTGGGCAGTGACCACACTCTGGTTTGAGTGTCCACGTCAGAAATCACCTCCTTTTCGTGGTCCTGGCTTTCTGAGAAGCCCCAAATTGGAGGCGGGGGAAGATATGCTGAATGTGTACTTATTTATCACAGTAACAGCTACCACTTATTAAGTGCCAAGTGATTGTCAGGTCCTGTAAAACACCACCTCTTCCAAGCCCAGTTAAGACCCTTGAAGGCTCTAAGCACTGACAAGATCTTAGTATCCCAAGGACAATAAGCCACCTCCATCCCTAGCAACGTGTGATTAAAAGTACAAACTGTGCTGAACTCTAAAAAATTCATGGGGTCCCTATTTTGTTGATCCATCTAGCACATGCCCAGTGTACCTAGTGGTGACCCAGTCTTGAGCCATCCATGTCAGAACAACCTTAGAAAATAAGGGTTGTCACCTTTTTTCAAATGAGCACACTGAGGCTCTGGAAGGTCGAGggacttgttcaaagtcacacaaTCAGTAAGATGGCAGAGCCCCTTCCCTCGCCCCCCCACTTTCTGGCCAATTCTTATCCATTTTACAGGGAAAGAAACTGAGTCAGTGAGAAGTCAAGTAACTTCTCCGAGGTCGCACAGGTAGGAAACGGTGGCAAGAGTAAGAGCTTGATCATAGCTGCTCTTGGCAGCTCATATTAACAGCTGTCCTGTGAACTGACCCTATGGTGGCACTTGTTGCTGGATATCTTTGCTGtccttccccccccaccccagactcCGTGTGTCCTAGAGGGCAGGGCAGCATCTAGGCACACAAAGGTCCTCGTGCCTGTGTGCTGCCCCTTACCTCCCAGTACGTGGGGCGTTCGGAAGGCACAGGGAAGCCACAGGCTTCTGGGTGACCTCCAGGCTGCCTCCCCCAGCACCTGTCGCGGGGGCGCACTGAAGGCGGAGGGCGGGGCCAGCGGCACGTAGATCTCGTAAAAGCGGTGCAGGGCTGCGGCTCAGCACTGACAACCATGGCACGTCTGAACTTCAAGCTGGCACTGGGTCTGACCCTGCTTGCACTCTGCCTCCTGGCGCTACCCCGCGACACTGGGGCCTGGACAGGGGAGCGCATGCTAGGAGAACGCCAGGACCTGTCCCCCAGCGACCCGCAGGTGCAGAAGGCGACACAGGCGGCCGTGGCCAGCTACAACATGGGCAGCAACAGCCTCTACTACTTCCGAGACACGCACATCCTCAAGGCACAGAGCCAGGTGTGGCGGGGCGAGGGACAGGGGCCAGGGTGAGGCAGGCGAGGACAGACAGACGCTGCCCGGGCGCAGGGGGTTCCAGGACCCACAATGAACGAAATATGTAAACTTCAAAGAAAGACAGGATCCAACCCAGTGTTGGGCAACTCGCCTCCACTTGCCTCCCTGAGTCCTGCCCTGACGGGGTGGACTGGGGAGGGGAGTGCAGATAGGGCAATGGGGAGCCTGCGGTGGCGGTGGCAGGTCTGCGCAGGCGCGGGCAGGTGTGCCCATGGGGACTCAGCCTCCTGAGTGCTGCTGAGCCTCCCGCGTCCTGCAGGCTGCAGGCCTGCGCCCCTCTTCCCAGGGATTCCCACCAGGGTGAGGAACGTGCCCCTGCGCAATTGGAGAACGTGGAGGGAGGCAATAGGTCAGGATCTGGGATGACTGTTGGCATCCCTGACCTGTCCCTGCCGTCATGGTCCCCAGCTGGTGGCTGGCATCAAGTACTACCTGACAGTGGAGATGGGGAGCACGGCCTGCCGGAAGAATGCTGGAGACGGCATCAACCTCACCACCTGCCCCCTGGCTGCTGGGGCAAAGGAGGAGGTAACAGCCCTGTCCCCTGATCCCCGAACCCCACAGAGGCCGCAGCCCTCAGCTGTGTGGACTGAACGGGTCCGGCTGGCCAGGCGGACGCTGGCTGAACCTGTCTGCCTTCTGGATGACTCAGCCACCACACCTGCAGgaaggaggaggctggggcttcccTGGGCAGTGAAGGACTGGCTGGTGGGATCTGGAATCTAGCCCCGGCCACCTGACTCGATGTCCCTCAGGCCAGTGCCTGCCCCTCTCTCGCCCCAGGGCGTCTGGGCAGGCTGGgcactggctgttggcaggaggctgGCCAGCCGGCTCACCCGTCCTTCTCCCCCGTGCTGTCTCCACAGAAGCTGCGCTGCGACTTTGAGATGCTGGTGGTTCCCTGGCAGAACTCCACTCAGCTGCTAAAGCACCACTGTGTGCAGCTGTAACAGGCCCTCAGGACGGCGCGGGCGGGGCTGGCGGCCCTTGGGCCACATCCCTTGCAATAAATCGCCAGCTCTGCTCTTGCATAGGTGCCTTGTGAGTGCTTCActccccctgccccactcccacTCAGCTGACAGGGCACCCACAACACTCCCAGCCGAGCATCTGCCCTCCCAGCCCGGATAACGCTGGGGGTACAAGGTTCAGTCCCCAGTCCTAGAGTCCCCCAAACACCCCCGCATCACGGACATAGAGAAGCAAACCTCCAGAGTCCCCAATCGCAGCCAGAAGCTCACAGTATTCTCAGAGATAAGGGGCAGGAGAAAAAGCCACACAAGAGAGTAGAACAGGGACCGTGTCTGTGAATACTTTGGGAGGCACCTGTGCTCTGTCCCTCTCAGCACCCAGAAGGGGTTCAGGGTGGCCCGGGGTGGGTTCAGCCAGACAGGCCCCAGCACACTGAGCCACCGACCTCTGAAGATCCCTGTCCTTGCATGTGGCCCCGGGACGGCAGAGTCCCTGCAGGCCAAGACACCATGAGGGCTAGGACAGTGCCTCTCAAGTCCACAGCATGACCACATGCCAGATGGGCTCCCCCAGTGCCCTGCCCTGGGCAAGACCCTAGGATGGGACTGGACAGGAAGCCCCAGAGGGACCAAGCTCAAATCTACTACCCACAGGAGGGATGCAGGGATGGATTCCATTTAACGCCATTTAAAGGAAACCGAGCTGCAGCATGTTTGGCACACCAGCATTTCAGGCTGCAGTTCACATTGACTGCACACACACAACCCTAGGACACACCAGACATACATGCACAGAAACCCTCAACACACACTCAGATGCTCCCAGAGCCACATACCCAGCAAATACAACCACACACCACCTAGCAACGCAGAAGCACCAGCAAAAACACACACAAGCGGCACACCCCAGAGAAACCACCCGGAGATGTACACACAGACCCCAAACACGCAACCCAGAGTCCCACATGCCACACCCAGAGGTGTCCCTCAGACACACAACCacacagccacacctgggacGGGACAGGAAGTAACTGGGACACCGTCAGGCCCAGGCAGGTGGCTGTGGACGGCACCCGGCAGCCCCTCCTTCCATGCAAGGCCCCACAGCCCACTGGTGCCTGCCTGGTCACCTGCCCGAGGCTGGGCCTCAGAAGGAGCAGCCCAGGTACAGTCCCTGCCCTCTGTCCCCATGCCCACATTAGGgtggagctggggaggtgggacaTAAACACTGACTCCATCTGGGAGTCTGAGGGACTGCATTTGACAGGTGTTAGGGACACAGGGACAAATTCCAGCCCTGCTTCTGCTCAAGCCTATCACATGTGGCAGCTAAgacagcctgggctgggggtgggtgtTGCTTGGACGAGCTCCCAGGTGCCCTCAAGCACGAGCACGAGGCCCAGCATGGGGGTGGCCCAGGGTAGGTGGCAGGAAACGtctgcttgttgaatgaatgtgtgaggtggtggggaggaggtccCGAGACGTCTGCCAGGTGGCCTCTCCACCCCTGGAATCTGCCCAAATCCCAGGTGGCATTTCCTCTGCACGGTCCATTCCTGGGCCCTGAGACAGGCGGCGCCCAGGGGAGGTGCTGCTTCTGTCCTGCGGCCCTGAGGCTCCTCCACTGTCTGGTCCAGcccggaggtgggggtggggggtggcaaaACCTTGTGTGGGCCTCAGCCTCCACTCGGGAGTGTCACCAAGACTGCCTCCAGCCTGCGCTACACCCGGGACAGCCTCCACTAGAGGTGAGGGGGCTGTTGAAGACagtgacacccccaccccaccgtGGATGGGGAGCCCCAGGCCACAGCTGGGCCGGAGCTGGACTCAGTGCTAGGTGTCCAGCTCCCAGCACAGGCCAGTGCCCCCGTGACACCCCAGTGGGGACGTGGGCTCTGGCCATCCTGCCCAGGCTCCGGCTGTACGTAGGGGACTCATCTAAGCCCTAACCAGGCAGGGTGGGGGCAGCCCTCAGCCTCGTTGTCTTGCTTCCCCCCCAGCAGAGGGACACTGGCCACACACACCACGGCTCCACCCCGCCCTGAGCCCACGAGCACCCGAGCAGCGTCCACGCTCCCTCCCCACACTGAGCCTCTGCAGTCTGACCCCAGGAAGCGCAGGCTATGGCAATGACCTCTCACCTCTGGGTTCATGACATCTCCATGGTACTGGCACCATTACACCGGATGCTGAGGGTCCTGGTAGGCCTGAGCCCCTACTCCTGTAGTCCCCTGGTGTCCCAGGCCCTCACACCTCCAGGTTCTTCCAGCCTGTTCTTCTCCTGACTCCTGGGCCAGGCAGACCCTCTTTCCCAAGCAGGGTCACTGCCCACTCTGTCCCCTCCTGCCACAGCCAGCACCTGAGCCTGGTCCCTTTCTGCGTCACCCCTCTGGCTGCTGCCAATGCGGTGGTGGGCCGAGTAGGCTGCCGGGCACTGGTGGGCCGGAGAAGACCCCAGACAGCCCCCTTCACGTGCCACACTCACGTGCACGCACACAAGTTCCCGACCCTGTGCCTCGGGCCGGCCAGTGAGGACACGGAGCCATCTGGGGTTTTAAAACTCTCTTGGGGCCCCAACCCTGCAGGGCCAGGACAATCACTACAGCAGATGTGGGGACTTGTCCCAACCCACCCCTGTGGACAGCTTGTCAGACGCTGAAGTCTCTCTGGTATCCCTCTCCAGGGGTCACTTCCTGAAGtcctcttccccagcctgcaGGGTGGCACGGGAGGGTGAATGAGCCGGTGCCAGCCTCTGCCCTCCCCAATGCCCGGGGAACTTCCCCACGGCCACTTCTGGGCACGAGTGCCCAGAGGTCCCCAGCCTCGTGCATCGCCCCTCCCCCCATCCTGCCTGGTCACCTCGAATGCGGTGTCCACAATCTCATCGATGACCGATGCCTGGGAGCGGAACTTCTGTTGCTGATGCTCCACCGCGGCCACCAGCTGCAGGAAGTGGAACAGCTGCTCCTGCTGCCTGGGGGCGATGGCAGAGGCAAGGGCCAGGCTGACCTGCCTGCTGGGCCTTCTGCGCCTCCAGCGCCACCTACATGGCTCTTCTtgcctgcctccccctcccccggaAACTCACGTCACCCTAGATCACTATTTCTGGAGTGTCTCCTTTTCCACACCTAACAGCGCCCCCACGTCTGCTGGTACCACGGAGGCTTCTGAGTATCACTGTGAGAAGCGTCCGTCCCCAttacccacccatctacccacctGCTTGGCCCTTCATCTGCCCCATACCTCTCCAGGTACCCATTCAACCATCTGCCCGTCCATCCCCCCATCTACCTGTCCATTCCCTCACCATCCAGCCAGTCCACCTGTCCACACTCACCTGTCCCTCCATCCACCTGCTCTTCCTGCATAAACCCACCCGCCCAGCTACACCTTCAACATGCTGTGCAGTCGTGCCCCTGACCACTCGCCCACCCACTCATTCACCCACCCAAATAGGCAGTCACCTATCCAGCCATTCACTCGTCACCCACCCGTCTTACCAACCCATCCATCAAATAACACCGACGACCACGAACACTGCAAGGTGCTCAGTGGATAGACAGATGAATCAGAAACGGCCTTTCTCTCGGAGACAGACAACAAGGAACACATGGTGGTTGGTGTAAACTTGGGGTGCAGAGGGGCCCAGAGGAGGGAAACTCAGCCAGTGTGGGCATCTGGAAAGGCTTCCGGGGGAAGCATAATGGAGCTGAATTTGAGGGTTTGGCAGCCTTGGGCAGGGTCCCTGGGGCTCCAAGGTGTGAGAACAGCAGGGAGCATAACCGGGGGCCTGGGGGCAGGATTCAGAGAAGGCTGTTTCAGGGGCTGGGTGAATTGAAGGTGGAGACTCCAGGCAAGGTCAAAGCAAGCAGCCTGGGCCGTATCATGAGGGGGCCAGGAGCCATGGAGGGGCTTAGCctcaggggaggagggaaaagtcAGGTCGCACTTGAGAGAGACCACTCTCACTAGGGACGGACTAGTGGGGGTGACTTTGGAGGCCAAGAAATGCCCAAGGAAAGCATGGCAGCAATGCACCAGAAAcgtacactggggaaaagacagcctcttcaataaacggtgctgagaaaattggacatccgtatgtagaagaataa of Cynocephalus volans isolate mCynVol1 chromosome 4, mCynVol1.pri, whole genome shotgun sequence contains these proteins:
- the LOC134377288 gene encoding cystatin-M-like, producing MARLNFKLALGLTLLALCLLALPRDTGAWTGERMLGERQDLSPSDPQVQKATQAAVASYNMGSNSLYYFRDTHILKAQSQLVAGIKYYLTVEMGSTACRKNAGDGINLTTCPLAAGAKEEKLRCDFEMLVVPWQNSTQLLKHHCVQL